In the genome of Raphanus sativus cultivar WK10039 chromosome 4, ASM80110v3, whole genome shotgun sequence, one region contains:
- the LOC108849536 gene encoding F-box protein PP2-B1: MEQSQLGGSNSGGGSSRNGAARLDTLPEDCISKVIYHTSPRDACVVASVSKTVKSAAESDLVWEKFIPPEYSSLVPLSVDFSSKKEMYMSLADDSVLIDDGKKSFWLEKGSGKKCYMLSAMDLKIIWSECPAYWQWNTVPDSKFKKVAELRDVCWFEIRGKISCGVLSKGTHYSVYLVFKRAGGRSYGFEDTPMEAQVGFVGKDAASKKFVLLEPIDMDQPSGYRYTSVSLTWVSREDRMRRLREVGGNVEEPKVRGDGWSEVKLGKFYINDGGGYDDDSDELEFSIMETQKGHWKSAMIFQGVEIRPMKEGEEMVITK, from the exons ATGGAGCAAAGTCAACTCGGCGGTTCAAATTCCGGCGGAGGAAGTAGCCGGAACGGTGCGGCGCGGTTGGATACATTGCCGGAAGATTGCATCTCGAAGGTGATTTATCACACCTCTCCGCGCGATGCTTGCGTCGTGGCTTCGGTTTCGAAAACAGTCAAGTCAGCAGCTGAATCTGATTTGGTTTGGGAGAAGTTTATCCCGCCGGAGTACTCTTCTCTTGTTCCTCTATCGGTAGATTTCTCGTCGAAGAAAGAGATGTACATGTCTCTCGCTGATGATTCCGTTCTAATCGACGACGGCAAAAAG AGCTTTTGGTTGGAGAAAGGTAGTGGGAAAAAGTGTTACATGTTATCTGCGATGGATTTAAAGATCATATGGAGTGAGTGTCCTGCTTATTGGCAATGGAATACTGTTCCTGATTCTAA GTTTAAGAAAGTAGCAGAGCTTCGTGACGTGTGTTGGTTCGAGATTCGGGGCAAGATAAGTTGTGGAGTGTTGTCCAAGGGGACACATTACTCTGTCTACTTAGTGTTCAAGAGAGCGGGCGGTAGATCATACGGTTTCGAAGACACTCCCATGGAAGCTCAAGTCGGGTTTGTGGGGAAAGATGCTGCGAGCAAAAAGTTTGTGTTACTCGAACCAATCGATATGGATCAGCCCAGTGGTTATCGCTACACGAGTGTTTCGCTGACATGGGTGTCTAGAGAGGATAGGATGAGGCGTCTGAGGGAGGTTGGTGGGAATGTGGAGGAACCGAAGGTGAGAGGAGATGGGTGGAGTGAAGTTAAGCTTGGGAAGTTCTACATTAACGATGGTGGTGGTTATGATGATGATAGTGATGAGCTTGAGTTTTCTATTATGGAGACTCAGAAGGGACATTGGAAGAGTGCTATGATTTTCCAGGGAGTTGAGATTAGACCCatgaaagaaggagaagaaatGGTCATTACTAAATGA